A single window of Mycolicibacterium aurum DNA harbors:
- a CDS encoding ribonuclease HII, protein MPAAWPPRAVIRKSSGLRTLESALYRAGMGPVAGVDEVGRGACAGPLVVAACVLGPNRLESLAALDDSKKLNENERERLYPLIRRYALAYHVVYIPSTEVDRRGVHVANIEGMRRAVAGLPFRPGYVLSDGFRVPGLPVPSLPVVGGDAAAACIAAASVLAKVSRDRLMVAMENELPGYGFADHKGYSTRAHGAALARLGPSKQHRYSFINVRRLVSDGEPGEHGEVECGKMGPASPVDSDLREGQLSR, encoded by the coding sequence TTGCCTGCTGCCTGGCCGCCGCGCGCGGTCATCCGTAAATCGTCTGGCCTGCGCACCCTGGAATCGGCGCTGTACCGCGCCGGCATGGGACCGGTGGCCGGAGTCGACGAGGTCGGTCGAGGCGCCTGCGCAGGCCCTCTCGTGGTGGCGGCGTGCGTGCTCGGCCCGAACCGGCTGGAGAGCCTGGCCGCCCTCGACGATTCGAAGAAGCTGAACGAGAACGAACGGGAACGTCTGTACCCGCTCATCCGGCGGTACGCCCTGGCCTACCACGTGGTGTACATCCCGTCGACCGAGGTAGACCGGCGGGGGGTGCATGTGGCCAACATCGAGGGTATGCGCCGGGCCGTCGCCGGGCTTCCCTTCCGTCCGGGGTACGTGCTCTCGGACGGGTTTCGGGTGCCCGGCCTGCCCGTCCCGTCGCTGCCCGTGGTGGGTGGCGACGCGGCTGCGGCCTGTATCGCGGCGGCCAGTGTGCTGGCCAAGGTCAGTCGCGACCGGCTGATGGTGGCCATGGAGAACGAACTGCCCGGCTATGGTTTCGCCGACCACAAGGGCTACAGCACGCGGGCACACGGCGCGGCGCTGGCCCGTCTCGGACCGTCGAAGCAGCACCGGTACTCGTTCATCAATGTGAGGCGCCTGGTGTCCGACGGGGAACCCGGGGAGCATGGAGAAGTCGAGTGCGGGAAAATGGGTCCAGCGAGCCCTGTGGACTCCGATCTACGTGAAGGACAACTGAGCCGATGA
- a CDS encoding D-alanyl-D-alanine carboxypeptidase family protein, which translates to MTRLLACLAAALCVVASAPTASAVPVTGVIQPVGSIPIPDGPAQAWVVADMDSGEVLAARDEHGRFAPASTIKVLLATVVLDELPLEQTIVANEADTVVECNCAGVAPGTTYTTRQLLEGLLLVSGNDAANTLATMLGGRDVAVAKMNAKAAALGALGTSAGSPSGIDGPGIDIWSTPHDLAVIFRAAMGNPVFAQITAQPTAVFPTKAGTTVLVNQDELLHRYPGTFGGKTGYTDLARKTFVGGAQRGGRHLVVALMYGLVKEGGPTYWDQASALLDWGFALGPNSGISRL; encoded by the coding sequence ATGACACGGCTTCTGGCATGCCTGGCGGCGGCGCTGTGCGTCGTCGCGTCTGCGCCGACGGCGAGCGCCGTCCCCGTCACCGGGGTGATCCAGCCCGTCGGGTCGATACCGATTCCGGACGGGCCCGCGCAGGCCTGGGTCGTCGCCGACATGGACAGCGGCGAGGTGCTGGCCGCCCGTGACGAGCACGGTCGCTTCGCCCCCGCGAGCACCATCAAGGTGCTGCTGGCGACGGTGGTCCTCGACGAGTTACCGCTCGAACAGACCATCGTGGCCAACGAGGCCGACACCGTGGTCGAGTGCAACTGTGCCGGTGTCGCCCCCGGCACCACCTACACGACCCGCCAGTTGCTCGAGGGGTTGCTTCTGGTGTCGGGCAACGATGCGGCGAACACTCTGGCCACGATGCTCGGCGGCCGCGACGTCGCGGTGGCGAAGATGAACGCCAAGGCCGCGGCGCTCGGGGCCCTCGGGACCAGCGCCGGGTCGCCGTCGGGCATCGACGGTCCGGGGATCGACATCTGGTCCACACCGCACGATCTCGCGGTGATCTTCCGCGCCGCGATGGGCAACCCGGTGTTCGCACAGATCACCGCGCAACCCACCGCTGTCTTTCCCACCAAGGCCGGCACCACCGTGCTGGTCAACCAGGACGAACTGTTGCACCGCTACCCCGGCACCTTCGGCGGCAAGACCGGGTACACCGACCTGGCCCGCAAGACCTTCGTCGGCGGAGCGCAACGGGGCGGCAGGCATCTGGTGGTCGCGCTGATGTACGGCCTGGTCAAAGAGGGCGGACCGACGTATTGGGACCAGGCCTCGGCTCTGCTGGACTGGGGCTTCGCCCTCGGCCCGAACTCGGGTATCAGCCGGCTTTAA
- a CDS encoding nuclear transport factor 2 family protein, whose translation MLSLEEISDRLEIQQLLIDYSTAIDQRRFDDLDLVFTPDAYIDYRVAGGIDGSFPEVKAWLKEVLPNFPAYYHMIGNADVRVSGDTATSRAICFNPMAMGGESGQIYFVGIWYLDEFVRTEQGWRMSKRVEEKCFDKVV comes from the coding sequence ATGTTGAGCCTCGAAGAGATCTCCGACCGGCTGGAGATCCAGCAGCTGCTGATCGACTACTCCACCGCCATCGACCAGCGGCGGTTCGATGACCTGGACCTGGTCTTCACGCCGGACGCCTACATCGACTATCGCGTGGCCGGAGGCATCGACGGATCCTTTCCCGAGGTGAAGGCGTGGCTGAAAGAGGTGCTGCCGAACTTCCCGGCGTACTACCACATGATCGGCAACGCGGATGTGCGGGTGAGCGGCGACACCGCGACGTCGCGCGCGATCTGCTTCAACCCGATGGCCATGGGTGGAGAATCCGGCCAGATCTACTTCGTCGGCATCTGGTACCTCGACGAGTTCGTCCGGACCGAGCAGGGCTGGCGGATGAGCAAGCGGGTCGAGGAGAAGTGCTTCGACAAGGTGGTCTAG
- the rpsP gene encoding 30S ribosomal protein S16 gives MAVKIKLARFGKIRNPQYRIAVADARNRRDGRAIEVIGRYHPKEDPSVIEIDSERAQYWLGVGAQPTEPVLQLLKITGDWQKFKGLPGAEGTLKHKEPKPSKLDLFNAALAEADGGPGTEATTPKKKKAPAKKDEPAAEAAAAPAETEAAAESDAPAAE, from the coding sequence ATGGCTGTCAAGATCAAGCTCGCCCGCTTCGGGAAGATCCGCAATCCTCAGTACCGCATCGCCGTCGCCGATGCGCGCAACCGTCGCGACGGTCGCGCCATCGAGGTCATCGGCCGGTACCACCCGAAGGAAGACCCCAGCGTCATCGAGATCGACTCCGAGCGCGCGCAGTACTGGCTCGGCGTGGGCGCCCAGCCCACCGAACCGGTTCTGCAGCTGCTCAAGATCACCGGTGACTGGCAGAAGTTCAAGGGGCTTCCCGGCGCCGAGGGCACGCTGAAGCACAAGGAGCCCAAGCCGTCCAAGCTGGACCTGTTCAACGCCGCGCTCGCCGAGGCCGACGGTGGCCCCGGTACCGAGGCCACCACGCCCAAGAAGAAGAAGGCGCCGGCCAAGAAGGACGAGCCGGCCGCCGAGGCAGCTGCGGCACCGGCCGAGACTGAAGCCGCCGCCGAGTCCGACGCCCCCGCCGCCGAATGA
- the trmD gene encoding tRNA (guanosine(37)-N1)-methyltransferase TrmD: protein MRIDVVTIFPAFLDALRQALPGKAIDAGIVELAVHDLRDWTHDVHRSVDDSPYGGGPGMVMKAPVWGPALDDICSPESLLVVPSPAGRLFTQSVAQRWSGEKHLVFACGRYEGIDQRVVDDAATRMRVEEVSIGDYVLPGGESAAVVMIESVVRLLPDVLGNPASHQDDSHSELVGGLLEGPSYTRPASWRGLDVPDVLLSGDHARIAAWRQEQGLQRTRERRPDLLG, encoded by the coding sequence ATGCGCATTGACGTGGTGACGATCTTCCCCGCTTTTTTGGATGCGCTACGACAGGCGTTGCCGGGCAAGGCGATTGACGCGGGGATAGTGGAACTCGCGGTGCACGACCTACGCGACTGGACGCACGACGTGCATCGCTCGGTCGATGATTCGCCGTACGGCGGCGGTCCCGGCATGGTCATGAAAGCCCCGGTGTGGGGTCCGGCGCTCGACGACATCTGTTCTCCGGAGAGTCTTCTCGTGGTGCCGTCACCCGCGGGACGGCTGTTCACCCAGTCAGTAGCCCAGCGCTGGTCCGGCGAGAAGCATCTCGTGTTCGCCTGCGGCCGGTACGAAGGCATCGACCAACGGGTGGTCGACGACGCTGCGACTCGAATGCGGGTGGAAGAAGTCTCGATAGGGGACTATGTGCTGCCTGGCGGGGAGTCCGCGGCGGTGGTGATGATCGAATCGGTGGTCCGGCTGCTGCCCGACGTCCTCGGCAATCCCGCATCGCATCAGGACGATTCGCATTCGGAGCTGGTCGGTGGCCTCCTGGAGGGGCCCAGTTACACCCGGCCCGCCAGCTGGCGCGGCCTCGACGTGCCCGACGTCCTGCTCTCCGGTGACCATGCCCGTATCGCGGCGTGGCGTCAGGAGCAGGGACTGCAGCGGACCCGCGAGCGCAGGCCCGATCTGCTGGGTTGA
- a CDS encoding RNA-binding protein, producing MSSVVVDAVEHLVRGIVDNPDDVRVDLVTNRRGRTVEVHVHPDDLGKVIGRGGRTATALRTLVAGIGGRGIRVDVVDTDQ from the coding sequence ATGAGCTCGGTGGTCGTCGACGCCGTCGAACATCTGGTTCGCGGAATCGTCGACAATCCCGACGATGTCCGCGTCGACCTGGTGACCAACCGCCGCGGCCGCACCGTCGAGGTGCATGTGCATCCTGATGACCTGGGCAAGGTCATCGGGCGCGGCGGCCGCACCGCCACTGCCCTACGCACCCTGGTGGCGGGCATCGGCGGTCGCGGCATCCGCGTCGACGTGGTGGACACCGACCAGTAG
- a CDS encoding nuclear transport factor 2 family protein, whose protein sequence is MADAAAEMLEIEAIKQVKARYCRYLDTKDWGAWRSLFTDDFRSDTTQAGGKAIVGADEFVAFTRRSLGDRATVHQVHAPEIEVVSPTTARAIWALEDVVRLAPGVNLRGYGHYRESYRKRDGQWLICESTLTRLREDIFNIAFSLYVSDRIKRVAGVVARRLVR, encoded by the coding sequence GTGGCGGACGCGGCAGCGGAAATGCTGGAGATCGAGGCGATCAAGCAGGTGAAGGCACGCTACTGCCGATACCTGGACACCAAGGACTGGGGCGCCTGGCGATCGCTGTTCACCGACGACTTCCGCAGCGACACCACGCAGGCCGGCGGGAAGGCCATCGTCGGAGCCGACGAGTTCGTCGCCTTCACCCGGCGCAGCCTCGGTGACCGCGCCACCGTGCATCAGGTGCACGCCCCGGAGATCGAGGTGGTGTCGCCGACGACCGCGCGAGCGATCTGGGCGCTCGAAGACGTGGTGCGGCTGGCGCCCGGGGTGAACCTGCGCGGCTACGGGCACTACCGGGAGTCCTATCGCAAGCGCGACGGGCAGTGGCTGATCTGCGAGTCGACGCTGACGCGGTTGCGCGAGGACATCTTCAACATCGCGTTCTCGCTATACGTATCCGACCGGATCAAGCGAGTCGCGGGCGTGGTGGCCCGCCGACTCGTCCGCTAG
- the rimM gene encoding ribosome maturation factor RimM (Essential for efficient processing of 16S rRNA), which produces MDLVVGRVVKAHGVTGELTVDVRTDDPEGRFRRGATLRGRPSRGGAEREYVIESMRPHGERLLVRLVGIGDRDSAEALRGTLFLVDAAQLPPIDDPDEFYDHQLEGMAVETVGGDRVGTVAEVLHTAAGELLSIKDADGAEILVPFVSAIVTAVSLEDQTIQIDPPEGLLELD; this is translated from the coding sequence ATGGACCTGGTAGTCGGGCGCGTCGTCAAAGCGCACGGCGTCACCGGTGAACTCACCGTCGACGTCCGAACCGACGACCCGGAGGGCCGGTTCCGCCGGGGCGCCACCCTGCGCGGCCGGCCGTCCCGGGGCGGGGCCGAGCGCGAGTACGTCATCGAATCCATGCGCCCGCATGGGGAACGCCTGCTGGTGCGGCTGGTCGGTATCGGCGATCGGGATTCGGCAGAAGCGTTGCGTGGCACCCTGTTTCTGGTAGACGCCGCCCAGCTTCCCCCGATCGACGACCCCGACGAGTTCTACGACCATCAGCTCGAGGGCATGGCAGTCGAGACGGTGGGCGGCGACCGGGTGGGCACGGTGGCCGAGGTATTGCACACCGCCGCAGGCGAATTGCTCTCCATCAAAGACGCCGACGGTGCCGAGATCCTGGTGCCCTTCGTGTCTGCGATCGTCACCGCGGTGTCGCTGGAGGATCAGACGATCCAGATCGACCCGCCCGAAGGTCTGCTCGAACTGGACTGA
- a CDS encoding HAD-IIA family hydrolase, with amino-acid sequence MRPTPQCWLTDMDGVLVREDHALPGAAEFLQRLVERERPFLVLTNNSIFTPRDLAARLTRSGLSVPESAIWTSAMATAAFLADQLPGGSAYVIGEAGLTTALHEAGYTLTDVSPDFVVLGETRTYSFEAITKAVRLILGGARFIATNPDVTGPSAEGPMPATGSVAAMITKATGRDPYFVGKPNPMMFRSALNRIEAHSESTVMVGDRMDTDVVAGIEAGLETILVLTGSTTIDDVERYPFRPSRVLPSIAEAIELV; translated from the coding sequence ATGCGACCCACACCGCAGTGCTGGCTGACCGACATGGATGGCGTGCTCGTCCGCGAAGACCACGCGCTGCCCGGCGCCGCCGAGTTCCTGCAGCGGCTGGTCGAGCGCGAACGACCCTTTCTGGTGCTCACGAACAACTCCATCTTCACCCCCCGCGACCTCGCGGCCAGACTGACCCGTTCCGGCCTGTCGGTCCCGGAGAGTGCCATCTGGACCTCGGCGATGGCCACCGCCGCCTTCCTCGCCGACCAGCTTCCCGGTGGCTCGGCCTATGTCATCGGTGAGGCGGGTCTGACCACCGCGCTGCACGAGGCCGGATACACGCTCACCGACGTCTCGCCCGACTTCGTCGTCCTCGGGGAAACCCGCACCTACTCGTTCGAGGCGATCACCAAGGCCGTCCGGCTGATACTGGGCGGCGCGCGGTTCATCGCGACCAACCCCGACGTCACCGGACCGTCCGCCGAAGGGCCGATGCCGGCCACCGGGTCGGTCGCCGCGATGATCACCAAGGCCACCGGCCGCGACCCCTACTTCGTCGGCAAGCCCAATCCGATGATGTTCCGCAGCGCGCTCAACCGGATCGAGGCCCATTCGGAGAGCACCGTCATGGTGGGCGACCGGATGGACACCGACGTCGTCGCGGGCATCGAAGCCGGACTGGAGACCATCCTGGTGCTCACCGGGTCGACGACCATCGACGACGTCGAGCGCTACCCGTTCCGGCCCAGCCGGGTACTGCCGTCCATCGCCGAGGCGATCGAACTGGTGTGA
- the mgtE gene encoding magnesium transporter, with protein sequence MADITAPPTEAQLKPIMRALEVLDLSALTASLQPLSPIQVVDVLERLDRREQAVLYRVLPKDRALEVFEVLDASLQRDLVGALQDDAVAALFADLDPDDRVELLDELPAKVAGRLLHGLPPDERELTAAVLGYPQGSIGRRMSPEVVSVRPTMTTAEALTRVSSGLTRAETVYTLPVVDEERELIGVVTLRRLLAAPPGTSVAEVMRPPHWARARESAETAARRCADLKVLALPVVDNETRLVGILTVDDALRILESADSEDQARISGAEPLRRPYLTAPVVNLVRTRVVWLLVLAIGATLTVQVLEVFEATLAEMVALALFVPLLIGTGGNTGNQAATTVTRALALGDVGPRDLGKVLFREFRVGLSLGLLLGGLAFAVTSLVYDRSIGTVIGVTLVSLCTMAATVGGAMPLIARAIRVDPAVFSNPFISTFVDATGLLIYFMVAKAVLGI encoded by the coding sequence ATGGCCGATATCACCGCTCCACCCACGGAAGCCCAGCTCAAGCCGATCATGCGGGCCCTCGAGGTCCTCGACCTTTCGGCATTGACGGCGTCGCTTCAGCCGTTGTCCCCGATCCAGGTGGTCGACGTGCTGGAACGGCTGGATCGACGGGAGCAGGCGGTGCTGTACCGGGTGCTCCCCAAGGACCGCGCCCTGGAGGTCTTCGAGGTCCTCGACGCCAGTTTGCAACGTGATCTCGTGGGCGCACTCCAGGATGACGCCGTAGCCGCGCTGTTTGCCGACCTCGATCCCGACGACCGTGTCGAGCTGCTCGACGAGTTGCCGGCCAAGGTGGCCGGGCGCCTGCTGCACGGGCTGCCGCCCGACGAACGTGAGCTGACCGCCGCCGTACTCGGCTATCCGCAGGGGTCGATCGGTCGCAGGATGAGCCCAGAGGTCGTCTCGGTGCGTCCGACGATGACGACGGCCGAGGCGCTCACCCGGGTGTCGTCCGGCTTGACGCGCGCGGAGACCGTCTACACGCTGCCCGTCGTCGACGAGGAGCGTGAGCTCATCGGCGTGGTCACCCTGCGCCGCCTGCTCGCGGCGCCGCCCGGAACATCGGTGGCCGAGGTGATGCGTCCGCCGCACTGGGCGCGTGCCAGAGAAAGCGCGGAGACGGCTGCCCGCCGCTGCGCCGACCTCAAGGTGCTGGCTCTACCGGTGGTCGACAACGAGACGCGGCTGGTCGGCATCCTCACCGTCGACGATGCGCTGCGAATCCTGGAATCCGCCGACTCCGAGGACCAGGCTCGGATCAGCGGCGCCGAACCGCTCCGTCGCCCCTACCTGACCGCGCCGGTGGTCAACCTGGTTCGGACTCGCGTCGTCTGGCTCCTGGTCCTCGCGATCGGCGCCACGCTGACGGTGCAGGTGCTCGAGGTGTTCGAGGCCACCCTGGCAGAGATGGTGGCCTTGGCGTTGTTCGTCCCGCTGCTCATCGGCACCGGCGGCAACACCGGAAACCAGGCCGCCACCACAGTCACCCGCGCGCTGGCGCTCGGCGACGTGGGCCCACGGGACCTGGGCAAAGTGCTGTTCCGGGAATTCCGGGTCGGCTTGTCGCTGGGGCTGCTGCTCGGCGGCCTGGCGTTCGCGGTGACCAGCCTGGTCTACGACAGATCCATCGGCACGGTGATCGGAGTGACTCTGGTGAGCCTGTGCACCATGGCGGCGACCGTTGGAGGCGCGATGCCGTTGATCGCCCGCGCGATCCGTGTTGACCCCGCAGTGTTCTCGAACCCCTTCATTTCGACCTTCGTCGATGCCACGGGGTTGCTGATCTACTTCATGGTCGCCAAGGCGGTTCTGGGCATCTGA
- a CDS encoding serine hydrolase: MRRPLGLLTTTVATSAAVSLLAGCTAAGSGAPPVSSGPHLTVVAPLGTMAPLPEAPPDEPSAAFTGLAEREREATSAAAAAGADITAAVLDRNTGQLVTNGNGMTIAIASVVKLFIADDLLLQEAEGRTTLSPEDRKSLDVMLRSSDDSAAEVFWNRSGGSAIIDRVVQRYGLSQTRRPSNGRWFNTISTATDLIRYYDMLLSGAGGLPTEQANIILSNLAASTPTAPDGMVPGGIYPQRFGIPEGMFAEPVAVKQGWMCCVGADWMHLSTGVVGPNRRYVMVIGSMQATNDDSARQTITDAVKTMFPEGKI, from the coding sequence ATGCGACGGCCGTTGGGGCTGCTGACGACCACCGTAGCGACGTCTGCCGCAGTGTCACTCCTGGCCGGCTGCACGGCCGCCGGCAGCGGGGCTCCCCCGGTGAGCTCGGGTCCGCATCTGACCGTGGTGGCGCCGCTGGGGACCATGGCGCCGCTGCCCGAGGCGCCGCCCGACGAGCCGTCCGCCGCATTCACCGGGCTCGCCGAACGCGAACGCGAAGCCACCTCGGCGGCCGCTGCGGCCGGCGCCGACATCACCGCCGCCGTCCTCGACCGCAACACCGGTCAGCTGGTGACCAACGGCAACGGCATGACCATCGCCATCGCCTCGGTGGTGAAACTGTTCATCGCCGACGACCTGCTGCTCCAGGAGGCCGAAGGACGCACGACGCTGTCCCCGGAGGACCGCAAGTCCCTGGACGTGATGTTGCGGTCGTCGGACGACAGCGCTGCCGAGGTGTTCTGGAATCGCAGCGGAGGCAGCGCGATCATCGACCGTGTGGTCCAGCGTTACGGGCTGAGTCAGACGCGACGGCCGAGCAACGGCCGCTGGTTCAACACCATCAGTACGGCCACCGACCTGATCCGGTACTACGACATGCTGCTGTCGGGTGCCGGCGGGCTGCCGACCGAGCAGGCGAACATCATCTTGTCCAACCTCGCGGCGTCGACACCGACAGCTCCCGACGGGATGGTGCCGGGCGGCATCTACCCGCAGCGGTTCGGCATCCCCGAGGGCATGTTCGCCGAACCCGTGGCGGTCAAGCAGGGCTGGATGTGCTGTGTCGGCGCGGACTGGATGCATCTGTCCACCGGGGTGGTCGGCCCCAACCGTCGCTACGTGATGGTCATCGGATCGATGCAGGCCACCAATGACGATTCGGCGCGCCAGACCATCACCGATGCGGTGAAGACGATGTTCCCCGAGGGCAAGATCTGA
- the rplS gene encoding 50S ribosomal protein L19, with protein MNTLDFIDQTSLRDDVPAFGAGDTVNVHVKVIEGSKERIQVFKGVVIRRQGGGVRETFTVRKESYGVGVERTFPVHSPNIDHIDIVSRGDVRRAKLYYLRELRGKKAKIKEKR; from the coding sequence ATGAACACGCTGGATTTCATCGACCAGACGTCGTTGCGTGACGATGTCCCCGCCTTCGGCGCCGGCGACACCGTCAACGTCCACGTGAAGGTCATCGAGGGCTCCAAGGAGCGCATCCAGGTCTTCAAGGGTGTCGTCATCCGCCGTCAGGGCGGCGGAGTGCGCGAGACGTTCACGGTGCGTAAGGAGAGCTACGGCGTCGGCGTCGAGCGCACGTTCCCGGTGCACTCGCCCAACATCGACCACATCGACATCGTCTCCCGTGGCGACGTGCGGCGCGCGAAGCTGTACTACCTGCGTGAGCTGCGCGGCAAGAAGGCGAAGATCAAAGAGAAGCGCTGA
- a CDS encoding DUF2469 domain-containing protein, producing MSAEDLEKYETEMELSLYREYKDIVGQFSYVVETERRFYLANSVEMVPRNADGEVYFELRLGDAWVWDMYRPARFVKQVRVITFKDVNIEEVEKPELRLPE from the coding sequence ATGAGTGCCGAAGATCTCGAAAAGTACGAGACCGAGATGGAGCTCTCGCTCTACCGCGAGTACAAGGACATCGTCGGTCAGTTCAGCTACGTCGTGGAAACCGAGCGGCGGTTCTACCTGGCCAACAGCGTGGAGATGGTGCCCCGCAACGCCGACGGTGAGGTCTACTTCGAGCTGCGTCTCGGCGATGCCTGGGTGTGGGACATGTACCGGCCGGCGCGCTTCGTCAAGCAGGTGCGGGTGATCACCTTCAAGGATGTCAACATCGAAGAGGTCGAAAAGCCCGAACTCCGGCTGCCGGAGTAG
- a CDS encoding D-alanyl-D-alanine carboxypeptidase family protein has product MRRPLAGLALALSALLPAASMSAVAAPAFAQPNVEPAAAQPVPDGPAKAFLVADLDTGRVLASRDPYGTYAPASTIKVLLAMTVLDRLRPDNWARANESHTKVECSCVGLEPGQAYTAGQLLAAILMVSGNDAANMLADMLGGQPAAVAAMNLKAAQVGARSTRASSPSGLDGPGWESVTTPHDLAVIMRAALKYPLIAQIMRSPSAPFPGKTLQNQNELLTRYPGDLAGKTGFTNLARKTYVGAAQRGTRRLVVVQMYGSGDLYGQAINLLDWGFAQP; this is encoded by the coding sequence GTGCGAAGACCACTCGCGGGGCTGGCGCTCGCGCTCAGCGCATTGCTGCCGGCCGCCTCGATGTCGGCTGTCGCGGCGCCGGCGTTCGCCCAGCCCAACGTCGAACCCGCTGCCGCGCAACCCGTTCCGGACGGCCCGGCCAAGGCCTTCCTGGTGGCCGATCTCGACACCGGCCGTGTCCTCGCCAGCCGTGACCCCTACGGCACGTACGCGCCCGCCAGCACGATCAAGGTGCTGCTGGCGATGACCGTGCTGGACAGGCTGCGCCCCGACAACTGGGCGCGGGCCAACGAGTCGCACACCAAGGTCGAATGCTCCTGTGTGGGGCTCGAACCCGGCCAGGCGTACACCGCGGGCCAGTTACTGGCGGCGATCCTGATGGTGTCGGGCAACGACGCCGCCAACATGCTCGCCGACATGCTCGGCGGTCAGCCCGCGGCCGTGGCGGCGATGAACCTCAAAGCCGCCCAGGTGGGTGCGCGCAGCACCAGGGCGTCGTCGCCGTCCGGCCTGGACGGGCCCGGCTGGGAATCGGTCACCACCCCGCACGATCTGGCGGTCATCATGCGCGCGGCACTGAAGTATCCGCTGATCGCCCAGATCATGCGGTCGCCGTCCGCCCCGTTCCCCGGCAAGACGTTGCAGAATCAGAACGAGCTGCTCACCCGGTATCCCGGGGATCTCGCGGGCAAGACGGGGTTCACCAATCTCGCCCGCAAGACCTATGTCGGCGCGGCGCAGCGGGGCACCCGGCGTCTGGTCGTCGTGCAGATGTACGGCAGCGGCGACCTCTACGGGCAGGCGATCAACCTGCTGGACTGGGGATTTGCACAGCCGTGA
- the lepB gene encoding signal peptidase I — MTTASGPPGSSDPVDTSAEDTSADVEQDQPEKKKRGALREGAILITIALVLYYVMLTFIARPYLIPSESMEPTLHGCNGCVGDRIMVDKLSYRFTSPEPGDVVVFKGPPNWSVGYKSIRSDNPAVRWVQNALSYVGFVPPDENDLVKRIIATGGQTVQCRVDTGLTVDGKKLNEPYLDANTMMADPAVYPCLGSEFGPVTVPEDRLWVMGDNRTHSADSRTHCTNVPADAQKGLLCTGDPVAGTIPVDNVIGKAQFIAWPPGRWGGVSSVNPQA; from the coding sequence GTGACAACCGCTTCCGGGCCCCCCGGTTCTTCCGACCCCGTCGATACGTCGGCCGAAGACACGTCCGCAGACGTCGAGCAGGATCAGCCAGAGAAGAAGAAGCGTGGTGCACTGCGTGAGGGCGCCATCCTCATCACCATCGCGCTGGTCCTCTACTACGTGATGCTGACGTTCATCGCGCGGCCCTATCTGATTCCCTCGGAGTCGATGGAGCCCACGTTGCACGGGTGCAACGGGTGTGTGGGTGACCGCATCATGGTCGACAAACTGAGCTACCGGTTCACCTCGCCCGAACCCGGCGACGTCGTCGTCTTCAAAGGTCCGCCCAACTGGAGTGTCGGATACAAGTCGATCCGCTCGGACAATCCCGCGGTGCGGTGGGTGCAGAACGCGCTGTCCTACGTCGGATTCGTCCCTCCGGACGAGAACGATCTGGTCAAGCGCATCATCGCCACCGGTGGTCAGACGGTGCAGTGCCGTGTCGACACCGGGCTCACCGTGGACGGCAAGAAGCTCAACGAGCCGTACCTGGATGCCAACACGATGATGGCCGATCCTGCGGTGTACCCGTGCCTGGGGAGCGAGTTCGGCCCGGTCACCGTCCCCGAGGACAGACTCTGGGTGATGGGTGACAACCGCACCCATTCGGCGGATTCCCGTACGCACTGCACCAATGTCCCGGCCGACGCGCAGAAGGGTCTGCTGTGCACCGGCGACCCGGTGGCCGGGACGATCCCGGTGGACAATGTCATCGGCAAGGCCCAGTTCATCGCCTGGCCTCCGGGCCGGTGGGGCGGCGTGAGCTCGGTGAATCCGCAGGCGTAA